The genomic stretch ACAATGGAACCAATTATAAATTACTACACTGTTATCGCATGCTTAACATATACTACTTGAAACactttattaatacaaaaattaggATACCTTTTTCACAGCTTCCTTCTTTTTCTCCTTCTTCTCATTATTTAATTCTGACTTAAGTTCAAATATTTCACCCTTTTTTGTCGTGGTAAAATACTTTGAATCTGTCATTTTGAATTACTTTACAAATTCGTAACGCAAGAGATCAAGTATACAATCTGAAAAAAAGGGAGAACTACATATTGTGACTGCAATAGTGTAGCAAAATTAAATAAGGTTTCAATATAGCAAACCATGATTGGATCAATGTTCAACATATATAGTATCATTCTACTAACTCTAACCGGATTGTgaaacatcaggataaattGCTATATcgtaataacaaataaaaatgtcttCGAAGATCTTACGTGTAAGAAAGGATAGATTTGATTAGAATATAAATATGATCGAAATGTACAGTCGAAAAAGTCAATATGTACACACTTTTTACATACTGACTGTAGAATTATGGTCTCACTTTCTAAAATTTACTAGAGTCGAGAAGGCAAAACGGTAATACAATTTGCAAGTACCTCAATTGCAAGTACCTCAATAGTgtgaaagaatgaacaattgtaaaaaaattATTGGTTGACAGAACATTGACAGCTCCTCAAGCAAAACGCCCCTCAACCATGGACTAAAGACTAAAGACTAACACTCTGAACCATTCCAATGGATCTATACATACATATCCGCCAATCCAGCTTATGTTAATCTGTATGTATGGGTGTATGTTATATATGTCTCCATCCAGTCCAATCGGGGTGGGATAGGGAATCCCTAGGGTGAAAAGAAAATTTTACTCAAAGCCATAAAATACAAAGTACCTAGTCTGGCACTGTTTAGCTGTGAAGCATCAATCAATCAGATTTCTCTACTGTCTTCGTGTTATTAAGCTGTTTGCCCCGGCTCTCACTGAAGTGGAATTATACTCAACCAATCAGAGGACAAGCAGTTTCTCAACTGCTTCATAATTCTAAGCCGGTTGCCCCGCACGGACTTACTGTGATATTTCGAGGATTTCAATGTTGGTAAGACTGAATCAATCTACCGACGTCACTTCGCACGTTAGAAGCGAATGAAGGGAATTGAGTGTAGTAACCCGTACTTTTGCTTATGTTTGTTGTCTTCTATTGAAAGAGTGAAATACAATTTAGAACGTGTATTATTGAAAAACGTGTGCACacgaatagaaatagaaattagAAATGACTAATTCGAAGTAAACTAACAAGAAACAAAGTGTTTAAAATACTGTATTATTTTCACGAATGGCGGTTAAAAGAACACAACGGCACACACGTGCATCGCTGAAAAAgtctgcgaaacacatatttgaaaataaaaaacgaCAGAAAATTGCGAACAGGGAAGACACCGAAAGCAGGAAAACACTCATTATCGCTCAAGAAATCAGATTCGCTCGGTTATTGTCGAGTAACGATAAAAGAGTTCGAGataaaatacttaaaaatttgaGGAAATGGTTGACAGTTCGGTCAAAAAGTTCATTTGGTAAGTTGAATGAAATTGATTGAATTCATTTAGTTTTAATAATAGAAACAAATTTGTGTATATTGTGCAAAGTATAACTGATCACTTTCTAGCAAACAGAATTAATATACTGTGTAATAAATAATCTTCAGAGGTTCATATGAATTCCCATTTTTGTAGATCGAAGTGATATTCTAGTTtacaattttgaaaaagaaacgattttcGTTTAAAATTGTAATTGTTTGAAGAGCATATACCACTTCTCtttgttttaattttgttaaGACATAACATAactagtataatatttattattttttgcttaaaaaaaaattaatttataaatataaatgtatgggtatgtataaataaaattatttatatattattagtaaataTGTGTACCAAAACCCATACAAAATGATCCTGTAGTTTCTTTTTAAACTAGAGAATATCATATTGATTTAACAGAATCAGAATTAAACAATATGTTATGTTTTACATAtttgcatacgatacaaatgtataaaattgacagtgtaataataataagaggTAATAgaataaatctaaataaagataattaaccctttcggtatgagctcgttgtccgccgtgacactcccactgtacggggtgctgcgccgaaaatgcgcacataacacagggtcagtccacttttgaacgaagattttcttaagcgttaagtaatgattgtgcttaatccgtttctaaatctttctttaaatgtttcctgtaaacattctgtaaagggcctacagaaatatggcttacGTGGATGCCAGATatattcggcactcgtccatattggtcatcagatggataccggatatatccggcgctcggccacacaggtgaccagatggatgtcggatatatccggcgctcggtcACACAGGTGACCAGATGGATGCTGGATATattatccggcgctcgtaccgaaagggttaataaagtaTATTTTGTTATTAGTATTTACAGAAGCAGATTTCACACGTCTATGGAAAGGACTATTCTATTgtatgtggatgtcggataaaCCTTTAGTTCAAGAGGAGTTAGCAGAATCTCTTAGTAAAATTGTACATTGCTTCGATGATAAAGATTTAGTATTGCTTTATACCAAGTGTGCTTTTAGAACATTAGGCACAGAATGGTTGGGTATAGATCAGTACAGATTAGACAAATTTTGTATGGTAAGCTGAATATTTTTGTTGTTTAaattatctctctctctatatatatatatatatatgcttacACATGCGTACACATTCGTTTACAGCTAGTAAGAAGAATGATTCGTCAAacatttataaaatgtaaagaaAGATCATGGGACGTAGAATGGGTTAAAGGTTTCACTGAAATACTCGATAAACTGTTTGTAGAACCAAAAATATGTCTTGGTTTCAAAATGCATATAACAGATATATTCTTAGAAGAACTGTCAAAGGTATTACTATTTTAAGAATTAGTATTTAAAAAGGAAACAGTATTACATGATAAATCATTTACTATTTATAGGTCAGCGATGGATGTATACCTGAAGACATAGTTACAGAACttgttcaaccatttgtttcgtattttataattatggatGATGAACGACAAATTAGGCATGTTATGAGACATATTTTTAGGTATTTAATCTTTCAATCGGATGTTGGAATGGATTACATGGAAAAATTTCAAGCCTGGAGAGCTGTGAGTACTGCAAATTTTCAATCAGTGTtcaaatataacaataaaatgTGTTATTAATTATATGACTAAAACATAATGGGAAAGTTATACAAAATTGGTACAAAGATAAAGAGAGATAATAATCAAATTTTCAAGTTTTCTTCACAGTTTTTTTCTAAAACTGTTGCAAGTACAAACTGGAAATTTTGAAGTGTTAAATAATGCAAAGGGTGGAACCCTTTTTGTTTTTAAGAGACTTATCCCACAATATTTTACTATTGTGCTATTTAAGCTAATTTCACTGATCATTATAGAATGGTATTTCAATAATGGAAAagaaatttttatcgaaataatAAAACGTATCTTAAGAGAAAATATTTAAGTAATAGAGATGTAAATCACAGAGATTTTAACAATAAGAATTCTACTATGCTGTTATAGTATAACATACATTGTATACGTGTAGGCTGGCTTCCCTAATGGTTCCATTGATGCGGTAGAAAAAATTGAAGTATCAGACGAAGAAGCAGAATACAGTAATACAGCTAAAACGAAGGATGTTTCACGAAGTAATACAGAAAAAGTATTAGATCCAAGAGCAGGAAGAGTAGATGTCGAATTGCCACAAATACCTTTTAATCCTAAAAAGATTGTGACGCTATTAACACAATATAAGTTTCATCCCTCGTCAACAACAAAATCACGCAGACAACTGCAGCATCTTATCAAGGAGTAAGTAACAGTTGACTAAAAATAGAAAAGCTTATAGGTATGTGAAAAGAATGACACCTTCCAAtgaattaaatttttagattCGTACAATTGTCAGGAGGCAAAATGCCCCTTGGTGTTCAGGAGATAAGAGTTCCAAATGTACGAAAGAAGGATACAGACACGAAATTAGCTGCAAAACGTCTCTTGCAGTTCGAGAAGGAGTTGTATTCTGATACAACCTCCAAAAAACGTAAAAGGAAACGAGATACGGAGTTGCCAGaggataaaaaaaatacatttaGCGAAGAAGAGTCAAAAGATAATAGcaatgaaaatgatgtaacaaGAAGGATGGACACTGCtggaaagaaaagaaagaaaatgaaatttgaAACAACGACAATTTCTAGCAAATCACAAATTAATTCACAAATATTGGATACATGTACCCCTGTGTCGCAGAAgaaaaaatgtgaaacaaaagaaaaaattctTAATAGTTGTAAAGTAGATAtagaagaaaataatagtaaagcAAGAAAAGATCCATTTCAGGTAGTTAAGAATATTAATGGATATAAGAAAAAGAAACTGAAGAAAAGTGAACCCGCAGCTGCCAATATTCCACTAGTTGAAAAGAAAACGAAAGTCAAGGTTTGTAATCAATGGGATGTTTCTGATAATACAACGGCTTTAACCGATAACGATAGAAAATCATGTTCAAaagttgcaaaaaaatcaatcgaGAAGGATCATCTTCAGAAGAAGAATGCACCTAAACAGCTACCAACATGGATGTTACCGGTAttaaagaaaatagaaaatgaaaAGAATGTATGTTTGTAATGGATACCTTTTTTCATTCGTAAcagtaaaaatataatacaaacatgaaatatttaattactGCTCTCTTgttaatatatgtatttattacagAATATAGGACATAAAATACCAGAGCAAAATAAAGTGGACAATGTTTCGAGTTCGAAAAAACGTGTAAAAATTGCTCTTCAACGTAATACTGCTCAACACACGTCTGAATATATTCTGCAAGTTCAAAGAAGTCCATCAATTCCGTACGATGCGAACAAAAAACCATTAGTAGGAGTACTGAAAGCAAGTCCCATGGGGAGTCCGATAAATCCGTTTTACAGAAAAAGGGGTTGAACGAGATCATTTTTAACTTAACAACAAAAGATGtaattatttgttaataaaataataaataatcttttGTTAATTCCTTCGTGAAGTTTTCTTACGCCTAGATTTATTTGCAATTTCAATTTACATACTTCTCTAACGCAGTTTgttcaaattatatatatatttatttgtaaatatattatattgtaatatattgacaATTCTAAACATTGAAATTGTCTGGGATTAATGATGCTACCACATTATCTTCGTCACAGAGAACAATTGGATTGATAAAATAGATTTTCTAGATATTctgatttttgtaaaataatctacaaatatataaatttgtataaacATCCACAGTCTAGCATTGAGAATTAATAcaacataaaataatattttataaatccaatcgtataacatttatatttacatttgtaAATCTACAATTACGTGGAGTAAATAAAACCATTATATTACTTGAGAAATAGAAACATTTTTTAGGTAGACAATTCTTTAAAGATATTTACATATTTCCGAATGAAATGTAtgatcacacacacacactacATATGTTTTTTGGCACATGAATTCACTCTTGCTTACATTTATAACATCATTACGGTTATAACAATTCTACATACAGAGAACTCTTGCtaaatatatcaaaat from Megalopta genalis isolate 19385.01 chromosome 16, iyMegGena1_principal, whole genome shotgun sequence encodes the following:
- the Nnp-1 gene encoding ribosomal RNA processing protein 1 homolog Nnp-1 isoform X1, with protein sequence MAVKRTQRHTRASLKKSAKHIFENKKRQKIANREDTESRKTLIIAQEIRFARLLSSNDKRVRDKILKNLRKWLTVRSKSSFVFTEADFTRLWKGLFYCMWMSDKPLVQEELAESLSKIVHCFDDKDLVLLYTKCAFRTLGTEWLGIDQYRLDKFCMLVRRMIRQTFIKCKERSWDVEWVKGFTEILDKLFVEPKICLGFKMHITDIFLEELSKVSDGCIPEDIVTELVQPFVSYFIIMDDERQIRHVMRHIFRYLIFQSDVGMDYMEKFQAWRAAGFPNGSIDAVEKIEVSDEEAEYSNTAKTKDVSRSNTEKVLDPRAGRVDVELPQIPFNPKKIVTLLTQYKFHPSSTTKSRRQLQHLIKEFVQLSGGKMPLGVQEIRVPNVRKKDTDTKLAAKRLLQFEKELYSDTTSKKRKRKRDTELPEDKKNTFSEEESKDNSNENDVTRRMDTAGKKRKKMKFETTTISSKSQINSQILDTCTPVSQKKKCETKEKILNSCKVDIEENNSKARKDPFQVVKNINGYKKKKLKKSEPAAANIPLVEKKTKVKVCNQWDVSDNTTALTDNDRKSCSKVAKKSIEKDHLQKKNAPKQLPTWMLPVLKKIENEKNNIGHKIPEQNKVDNVSSSKKRVKIALQRNTAQHTSEYILQVQRSPSIPYDANKKPLVGVLKASPMGSPINPFYRKRG
- the Nnp-1 gene encoding ribosomal RNA processing protein 1 homolog Nnp-1 isoform X2; amino-acid sequence: MAVKRTQRHTRASLKKSAKHIFENKKRQKIANREDTESRKTLIIAQEIRFARLLSSNDKRVRDKILKNLRKWLTVRSKSSFVFTEADFTRLWKGLFYCMWMSDKPLVQEELAESLSKIVHCFDDKDLVLLYTKCAFRTLGTEWLGIDQYRLDKFCMLVRRMIRQTFIKCKERSWDVEWVKGFTEILDKLFVEPKICLGFKMHITDIFLEELSKVSDGCIPEDIVTELVQPFVSYFIIMDDERQIRHVMRHIFRYLIFQSDVGMDYMEKFQAWRAAGFPNGSIDAVEKIEVSDEEAEYSNTAKTKDVSRSNTEKVLDPRAGRVDVELPQIPFNPKKIVTLLTQYKFHPSSTTKSRRQLQHLIKEFVQLSGGKMPLGVQEIRVPNVRKKDTDTKLAAKRLLQFEKELYSDTTSKKRKRKRDTELPEDKKNTFSEEESKDNSNENDVTRRMDTAGKKRKKMKFETTTISSKSQINSQILDTCTPVSQKKKCS